One genomic segment of Theobroma cacao cultivar B97-61/B2 chromosome 6, Criollo_cocoa_genome_V2, whole genome shotgun sequence includes these proteins:
- the LOC18597377 gene encoding myb family transcription factor PHL7, whose amino-acid sequence MYQPKTVPGSSLVRNNSIVHGQHLDCGASQMDPISGGNSLTNNPNLASKQRLRWTHELHERFVDAVAQLGGPDRATPKGVLRVMGVQGLTIYHVKSHLQKYRLAKYLPDSSSDGKKADKKETGDMLSNLDGSSGMQITEALKLQMEVQKRLHEQLEVQRQLQLRIEAQGKYLKKIIEEQQRLSGVLAEAPGSGASVPALGDNGLESDKKTDPATPAPTSESPLQDKAAKERAPAKSHSIDESFSSHHEPLTPDSGCHVGSPAGSPKGERLMKKQRVSMAAAFAKPEVVLPHQILESSISSSFQQSHSVFMTREQFDPSSGISMGNEDQLEKASGTEL is encoded by the exons ATGTATCAACCAAAGACTGTTCCTGGTTCAAGTTTAGTCCGCAACAACTCAATAGTTCATGGTCAGCATTTAGATTGTGGAGCTAGCCAAATGGACCCCATAAGTGGAGGGAACAGCCTCACCAACAACCCTAATCTTGCATCAAAGCAACGATTACGCTGGACACATGAGCTTCATGAACGTTTTGTTGATGCTGTAGCTCAACTTGGTGGGCCAGATC GTGCTACACCAAAAGGAGTTCTCAGGGTCATGGGTGTACAAGGTTTGACAATATACCATGTCAAAAGCCATTTACAG AAATATCGACTTGCGAAATATCTCCCTGATTCTTCATCTGATG GTAAAAAAGCTGACAAGAAAGAAACTGGGGATATGCTTTCCAATTTGGATGGTTCCTC TGGGATGCAAATTACCGAAGCTCTAAAGTTGCAGATGGAGGTGCAAAAGCGCTTGCATGAACAATTGGAG GTGCAGAGACAGCTACAGTTGCGGATAGAGGCTCAAGGGAagtatttaaagaaaattattgagGAGCAGCAGCGTCTCAGCGGAGTCCTTGCAGAAGCACCTGGCTCAGGAGCCTCGGTCCCAGCATTGGGTGACAATGGCCTGGAATCTGACAAGAAGACTGACCCTGCAACTCCAGCCCCAACTTCAGAATCTCCTCTACAAGATAAGGCTGCCAAAGAACGAGCCCCTGCCAAGAGCCACTCTATTGATGAGTCTTTCTCATCTCACCATGAGCCTTTGACCCCAGATTCAGGTTGCCACGTTGGTTCCCCAGCAGGGAGTCCTAAGGGTGAGAGGTTGATGAAGAAACAACGGGTGAGCATGGCTGCGGCATTTGCTAAACCTGAGGTGGTACTTCCACACCAGATATTAGAGTCGAGCATAAGCTCCTCCTTCCAACAATCTCACTCTGTTTTCATGACGAGAGAGCAATTTGATCCTTCATCTGGGATATCGATGGGAAATGAAGATCAATTGGAGAAGGCTTCTGGAACTGAGCTGTAG